In Streptomyces dangxiongensis, one DNA window encodes the following:
- the cas7e gene encoding type I-E CRISPR-associated protein Cas7/Cse4/CasC: protein MTNFGPGSLYVDVHLIQSYPYSNLNRDRQGAPKTAKYGGAMRARHSSQNGKRHNRTAVEKAIGVRAVRTRGVPHAVAKRLTARGWQPELALAAGQMLILAAGVKGLGIADSGGTNALLFLPESALDELAELADGHRGDITQAVYDIEAEQAKAAKKSTRKKADADLEPAADDEEEPAVGEGSALARYATKILPKAAVLTILQSRNASVAAFGRMLANEAGSIVDGAVQMAHGLSTHAASTQLDYFTAVDDILDEEGTERGAGHMGDQRYTSATFYRYTSMNVTELVSNLDGDTQTAQAVLAEFVRAFVTTVLPAKASGTAPFTVPHLTYIALRSDRPVSLVGAYETPVPDSIEGYLPRSMQRLNDHARAHHRFLGTAGLITHAHSGLTDDAFDALGDRLDGLDELIARVSDTVAKGLA, encoded by the coding sequence ATGACCAACTTCGGCCCGGGAAGCTTGTACGTCGATGTCCATCTGATCCAGTCGTACCCATACTCCAACCTGAACAGGGACCGGCAGGGGGCCCCGAAAACGGCGAAGTACGGCGGGGCAATGCGCGCGCGTCACTCCTCACAGAACGGCAAGCGGCACAACCGCACGGCCGTGGAGAAGGCCATCGGGGTCCGCGCGGTGCGTACTCGCGGTGTCCCGCACGCTGTTGCGAAGCGACTGACCGCCCGCGGCTGGCAGCCGGAACTCGCCCTGGCTGCTGGGCAGATGCTGATTCTGGCGGCCGGGGTGAAGGGTCTGGGCATCGCCGACTCCGGTGGCACCAACGCCCTGCTGTTCTTGCCGGAGAGCGCTCTGGACGAACTGGCGGAGCTCGCCGACGGCCACCGTGGCGACATCACCCAGGCTGTCTACGACATCGAGGCCGAGCAGGCGAAAGCGGCGAAGAAGAGCACCCGCAAGAAGGCGGACGCCGACCTGGAACCGGCCGCGGACGACGAGGAAGAGCCCGCCGTTGGTGAGGGCAGCGCGCTGGCCAGGTACGCGACCAAGATCCTGCCGAAGGCGGCGGTGCTCACGATCCTTCAGTCGAGGAACGCCTCGGTCGCCGCCTTTGGCCGCATGCTCGCCAACGAGGCCGGCTCCATCGTGGACGGCGCCGTGCAGATGGCGCACGGACTGAGCACCCACGCAGCCAGCACCCAGCTGGACTACTTCACTGCCGTCGACGACATCCTCGATGAGGAGGGTACCGAGCGTGGCGCCGGGCACATGGGGGACCAGCGCTACACCTCCGCCACCTTCTACCGCTACACCTCCATGAACGTCACCGAACTCGTGAGCAACCTCGACGGCGACACGCAGACCGCCCAGGCCGTGCTGGCGGAGTTCGTGCGCGCCTTCGTGACCACGGTGTTGCCCGCTAAAGCCTCCGGCACCGCCCCGTTCACCGTGCCGCACCTGACCTACATCGCACTGCGATCGGACCGCCCGGTCAGCCTGGTCGGCGCATACGAGACCCCGGTGCCCGACAGCATTGAGGGCTACCTGCCCCGCTCCATGCAGCGGCTGAACGACCACGCCAGGGCCCACCACCGGTTCCTGGGCACCGCGGGGCTGATCACTCACGCCCACAGCGGCCTGACCGACGATGCCTTCGACGCGCTGGGCGACCGTCTCGACGGCCTGGACGAGCTGATCGCCCGCGTGAGCGACACCGTCGCCAAGGGGCTGGCGTGA
- the casB gene encoding type I-E CRISPR-associated protein Cse2/CasB, translating to MTTESPPTPSLRKNPLEPFERFMRTVRTACATPGGRAALRNGLAEELTSPWQLYMHLLPAGGIPAYAPNREAEFPYLLVACLYAVHDAPNPRTAKTNPPSAVKPAEMWQNLGWSYALAARVGAMRRENAADALSHLAELGSDDLHRELPGAISLLRSQQIPVKWPVLLRDLTRWPKWADDVRIEWARAFHVPTNRTAEETAQ from the coding sequence GTGACCACCGAGTCCCCGCCCACCCCATCGCTGAGGAAGAACCCGCTGGAGCCGTTCGAACGGTTCATGCGCACCGTTCGCACTGCATGCGCCACACCGGGCGGCCGGGCCGCCTTGCGTAACGGCCTGGCCGAGGAGCTGACCTCTCCGTGGCAGCTGTACATGCACCTGCTGCCTGCGGGAGGGATCCCGGCCTACGCGCCCAATCGCGAGGCCGAATTCCCCTATCTGCTGGTGGCCTGCCTGTATGCGGTCCACGACGCTCCCAACCCCCGCACGGCGAAGACGAACCCGCCATCCGCGGTTAAGCCGGCGGAGATGTGGCAGAACCTGGGCTGGTCCTACGCCCTTGCCGCCCGCGTGGGTGCGATGCGCCGGGAGAACGCCGCCGATGCGCTTTCGCACCTCGCCGAGCTCGGCAGCGACGATCTGCACCGGGAGCTTCCCGGTGCGATCTCGCTGCTGCGCTCGCAGCAGATCCCCGTGAAGTGGCCGGTGCTTCTGCGGGACCTGACCCGCTGGCCGAAGTGGGCGGATGACGTCCGCATCGAATGGGCCCGCGCCTTCCACGTCCCCACTAACCGCACCGCTGAGGAGACCGCACAATGA
- a CDS encoding ATP-binding protein, which produces MNQVPPSISELTLAATPNAVAWARRHTVDVLQRWRFPAEGIEVARLLVSELATNAILHARRAESSGSSGTGSAGPGVITLRLWPTEHGVVLLVGDADPRPPVLRAGGLGATGGRGLLLTQTMASCWGYYHPGHHPGKIVWAHVPTRPNASLNEPGGASGQLAPPLLIGRILTGLREL; this is translated from the coding sequence ATGAACCAGGTGCCACCGTCCATCAGTGAACTGACCCTCGCCGCCACCCCCAACGCCGTCGCCTGGGCCCGCCGCCACACCGTCGACGTCCTGCAGCGCTGGCGCTTCCCCGCCGAGGGCATCGAAGTCGCCAGACTCCTCGTCTCGGAGCTGGCCACCAACGCGATCCTCCACGCACGCCGGGCCGAGAGCTCTGGCTCCAGCGGCACGGGATCCGCCGGCCCCGGTGTGATCACCCTTAGGCTCTGGCCCACTGAGCATGGCGTAGTGCTCTTGGTCGGTGACGCCGACCCCAGACCACCGGTACTCCGCGCTGGCGGTCTCGGCGCAACCGGCGGCCGTGGGCTTCTCTTGACCCAGACCATGGCCAGCTGCTGGGGCTACTACCACCCTGGACACCATCCGGGGAAGATCGTCTGGGCACACGTGCCTACTCGGCCCAACGCCTCGCTCAATGAGCCAGGCGGCGCCAGCGGCCAGTTGGCGCCCCCGCTGCTGATCGGGCGAATCTTGACGGGGCTGCGGGAGTTATAA
- a CDS encoding class I SAM-dependent methyltransferase, producing the protein MSPSGMPSVDLLGEQIASVLADPATSHGLARALRAAAKEIELHRYHHASRRAWPNGRIDDKPAKVQIGGGAHRIDGFFNIDLVPPADLLWDIREGVPLQDASTDEIFSEHFLEHIDYPRSAKHYVREAHRVLVPGGRIITGVPDAAFALNQYPGPLDASDEMIERWYAKRDCRGHINTCLDLINLVFRDQDDDPTYTPHLWAYDHEKLIQLFTEAGFTTVEPWTFDPAMANPKRRWGSVYVVATK; encoded by the coding sequence ATGAGTCCCTCCGGCATGCCCTCCGTCGACCTCCTCGGCGAGCAGATCGCCTCCGTCCTCGCCGACCCCGCCACCAGCCACGGCCTCGCCCGCGCCCTCCGGGCCGCCGCCAAGGAGATCGAGCTCCACCGCTACCACCACGCCAGCCGCCGCGCCTGGCCCAACGGCCGGATCGACGACAAGCCCGCCAAGGTCCAGATCGGCGGCGGGGCCCACCGCATCGACGGCTTCTTCAACATCGACCTCGTCCCGCCGGCCGACCTCCTCTGGGACATCCGCGAGGGCGTCCCTCTCCAGGACGCCAGCACCGACGAGATCTTCTCCGAGCACTTCCTGGAGCACATCGACTACCCGCGCTCGGCCAAGCACTACGTACGCGAAGCCCACCGCGTCCTCGTGCCGGGCGGCCGGATCATCACCGGCGTCCCCGACGCCGCCTTTGCCCTGAACCAGTACCCTGGCCCCCTGGATGCGTCCGACGAGATGATCGAACGCTGGTACGCCAAGCGCGACTGCCGTGGGCACATCAACACCTGCCTCGACCTCATCAACCTCGTCTTCCGGGACCAGGACGACGACCCCACGTACACCCCGCACTTGTGGGCCTACGACCACGAGAAGCTCATCCAGCTCTTCACTGAGGCTGGCTTCACCACCGTCGAGCCCTGGACCTTCGACCCCGCCATGGCCAACCCGAAGCGCCGCTGGGGCAGCGTCTACGTCGTCGCCACCAAGTAG
- a CDS encoding nucleoside-diphosphate kinase — protein sequence MAEVQAHTVERTLVLLKPDALARGLAGRIIARFEDAALKIVGTKMRWMDEEFTRRHYFDLEERLGSEVYNLTATFMQQGPVIALVLEGFDAIATVRKIVGSTYPNQAPAGTVRGDFSHYSAAASIASGKAVANLVHASGNAEEAKQEVELWFDKDELQDYKTLAEIYTY from the coding sequence ATGGCCGAGGTTCAGGCACACACTGTCGAGCGCACGCTCGTCCTGCTCAAGCCCGATGCGCTGGCGCGTGGCCTGGCAGGAAGGATCATCGCTCGATTCGAGGACGCCGCACTGAAGATCGTCGGCACCAAGATGAGGTGGATGGACGAGGAGTTCACCCGCCGGCACTACTTCGACCTGGAGGAGCGGCTGGGGTCGGAGGTCTACAACCTCACGGCGACGTTCATGCAGCAGGGGCCGGTCATCGCCCTGGTGCTGGAGGGCTTCGACGCCATCGCCACGGTGCGCAAGATCGTCGGCAGCACCTACCCGAACCAGGCCCCGGCCGGCACCGTGCGGGGGGACTTCTCGCACTACAGTGCCGCGGCCAGCATCGCCTCGGGCAAGGCAGTCGCGAACCTCGTGCACGCCTCCGGCAACGCGGAGGAGGCCAAGCAGGAGGTGGAGCTGTGGTTCGACAAGGACGAGCTGCAGGACTACAAGACGCTGGCCGAGATCTACACGTACTAG
- a CDS encoding NUDIX hydrolase has protein sequence MDVIERWSGRYACLLQSALRLGNEQFAAHLGIAVRTVAAWHSDASVVPRREMQQLLDTAHEQAPEAARQRFALLLAKERAPADSTPPGAQALRVAIAVVVRDSDVLLVCRRDDDAAGIRWQFPAGVIKPGGKAEITTVRETLDETGIHCAVRQQLGNRLHPVTGVLCEYFLCEYLAGEATNSDAVENIDVMWVPRNSVPRFIPVDTIFPPILAVLEEQT, from the coding sequence GTGGACGTGATCGAGCGCTGGAGCGGCCGTTACGCCTGCCTACTGCAGTCCGCCCTACGGCTCGGCAACGAACAATTCGCCGCGCACTTGGGTATCGCCGTGAGGACCGTGGCCGCCTGGCACTCCGACGCGTCCGTCGTGCCCCGCAGAGAGATGCAGCAGCTCCTTGACACGGCCCATGAGCAGGCCCCTGAGGCTGCGCGACAGCGCTTCGCGCTCCTGCTGGCGAAGGAACGGGCCCCGGCGGACTCGACCCCGCCGGGTGCGCAGGCGCTGCGGGTGGCCATCGCGGTGGTCGTCCGCGACAGCGATGTCCTGCTGGTGTGTCGGCGGGATGACGACGCTGCCGGAATCAGGTGGCAGTTCCCGGCGGGGGTCATCAAGCCAGGTGGCAAGGCGGAGATCACCACCGTGCGGGAGACTTTGGACGAGACGGGTATTCACTGCGCGGTCCGACAGCAGCTCGGGAACCGGCTCCACCCGGTGACCGGTGTGCTGTGCGAGTACTTCCTGTGCGAGTACCTGGCCGGCGAGGCCACCAACAGCGACGCAGTCGAGAACATCGACGTCATGTGGGTCCCCAGAAACTCGGTGCCCCGTTTCATCCCCGTCGATACGATCTTTCCACCCATCCTGGCCGTCCTGGAGGAGCAGACGTGA
- a CDS encoding NUDIX hydrolase, translating into MTQQNTDERPGIAAAIVVNEGRVLMVRRRVSEGQLSWQFPAGEVEPGEAREDAAVRETREETGLTVTAVKLLGERVHPKTGRLMSYTACEVLGGTAHVADTEELAELAWVAHGEIPQYVPYGLFEPVQEYLDAALIS; encoded by the coding sequence GTGACGCAGCAGAACACGGACGAGCGGCCGGGCATCGCCGCTGCCATCGTCGTGAACGAGGGGCGTGTGCTGATGGTGCGCCGCCGGGTCAGCGAGGGACAGCTCTCCTGGCAGTTCCCGGCCGGAGAGGTCGAGCCCGGCGAGGCCCGCGAGGACGCCGCCGTGCGGGAGACCCGGGAGGAGACCGGGCTGACTGTGACGGCCGTGAAGCTGCTCGGCGAGCGCGTCCACCCGAAGACGGGTCGGCTGATGTCGTACACCGCTTGCGAAGTGTTGGGCGGTACGGCGCACGTCGCGGACACCGAGGAGCTGGCCGAACTGGCTTGGGTCGCCCACGGCGAGATCCCGCAGTACGTGCCGTACGGGCTGTTCGAGCCGGTACAGGAGTACCTGGACGCGGCCCTCATCTCCTGA
- a CDS encoding relaxase/mobilization nuclease domain-containing protein: MIAAIKPAGSNTRGLLAYLYGPGRRDEHTDPHIVAGFAMLGMPDPGRDQDTTLTQLARHLDAPVQLRNSEFGRQVTEHVWHCPVRTAPEDRYLSDAEWAEIAERIVEAAGIAPHEDDLACRWIAVRHADDHIHILATTVREDGRRPKLHDSGIRVGDACRQIEKDYGLRQLKKGDRTAGRRPTQAEMHKAQRLGWEQTSRAWLQDRIRAAIPHASSAEELLAYLQADGIAVKARRGPSGDLLGYAVGRPGDLNKDGEQIFHPGGKIAPDLTLPKLKARLESTAPEEHPTARRDQPATPWHQATDVLDTLHTGMTDDTHAQAHITALGELIEATAQKAPADFHAELRAASRAFARAQRSQIRAENQAAHTLRKAARDIAHTATGPDGSALAALLSALVWATIVAARWHEAKGHAHQLEAARQTLYHLRAAADHALVPVLGSLAVRQPSDQARRTLAHDVRAAIPDHADRVLTDPAWPALATVLADAEAGGHKPHQLLKEAAAQRELTTARQPARVLITRIQHTSRNPAPNPRAEAARRRTTTRAYAIGLGAYATQPTATPVTANPINRPRL, from the coding sequence GTGATCGCCGCCATCAAACCGGCTGGGTCCAACACCCGTGGCCTGCTTGCCTACCTCTACGGCCCCGGCAGGCGCGACGAGCACACCGACCCGCACATCGTCGCCGGCTTCGCCATGCTCGGCATGCCCGACCCCGGCCGCGACCAGGACACCACCCTCACCCAACTCGCCCGCCACCTCGACGCGCCCGTTCAGCTTCGGAACAGCGAATTCGGCAGGCAGGTCACCGAGCACGTCTGGCACTGCCCTGTCCGCACGGCTCCCGAGGATCGCTACCTCTCCGACGCCGAGTGGGCCGAGATCGCCGAACGCATCGTCGAAGCCGCCGGCATCGCCCCGCATGAAGACGACCTGGCCTGCCGCTGGATCGCCGTACGCCACGCCGACGACCACATCCACATCCTCGCCACCACCGTCCGTGAAGACGGCCGCCGCCCAAAGCTCCACGACAGCGGCATCCGCGTCGGCGACGCCTGCCGCCAGATCGAGAAGGACTACGGCCTGCGCCAGCTGAAGAAGGGCGACCGCACTGCCGGACGCCGCCCCACCCAGGCCGAGATGCACAAGGCCCAGCGCCTCGGCTGGGAACAGACCAGCCGCGCATGGCTCCAGGACCGCATCCGCGCCGCCATCCCCCACGCCAGCAGCGCCGAGGAACTCCTCGCCTATCTCCAGGCCGACGGCATCGCGGTCAAAGCGCGCCGCGGACCGTCCGGAGACCTCCTCGGCTATGCCGTCGGCCGCCCCGGCGACCTCAACAAGGACGGCGAACAGATCTTCCACCCCGGCGGAAAGATCGCCCCCGACCTCACCCTCCCCAAGCTCAAGGCCCGCCTCGAATCCACCGCGCCGGAGGAACACCCCACCGCCCGCCGCGACCAACCTGCCACCCCCTGGCACCAGGCCACCGACGTCCTCGACACCCTCCACACCGGCATGACCGACGACACCCACGCCCAGGCCCACATCACCGCGCTCGGCGAACTCATCGAAGCCACCGCCCAGAAAGCCCCTGCCGACTTCCACGCCGAACTACGAGCAGCATCACGAGCGTTCGCCCGCGCCCAGCGCTCCCAGATCCGCGCCGAGAACCAGGCCGCCCACACCCTGCGCAAAGCGGCCCGCGACATCGCTCACACCGCCACCGGCCCCGACGGCAGCGCCCTGGCCGCCCTGCTCTCCGCCCTCGTCTGGGCCACGATCGTCGCCGCCCGCTGGCACGAGGCGAAGGGCCACGCACACCAGCTCGAAGCCGCCCGCCAGACCCTTTACCACCTCAGGGCTGCGGCCGACCACGCCCTCGTGCCAGTCCTCGGCAGCCTCGCTGTCCGTCAGCCGAGCGACCAGGCCCGCAGGACCCTCGCCCACGACGTCCGCGCCGCCATTCCCGACCACGCTGACCGCGTCCTCACCGACCCCGCCTGGCCGGCCCTTGCCACCGTCCTGGCCGACGCCGAGGCCGGCGGCCACAAACCCCACCAGCTCCTTAAGGAGGCCGCCGCCCAGCGCGAACTCACCACCGCCCGCCAACCCGCCCGCGTGCTGATCACCCGCATCCAGCACACCAGCCGCAACCCCGCACCCAACCCCCGCGCTGAAGCTGCCCGGCGACGCACCACCACGCGGGCATATGCGATTGGCCTCGGGGCGTACGCGACACAGCCCACCGCGACTCCTGTAACCGCGAATCCGATCAACCGTCCACGGCTGTAA
- a CDS encoding MobC family plasmid mobilization relaxosome protein: protein MAETVQRQGAPGQEVGTEGGPDPDELHAVQQQILRPAPAAEPTAGEQAMQSVQPTIRRFTGTKRTVRVGPLRFTGDEHADLQEAAAEHGYKGESGFAADIVLAFVSGRFTANLPLSEDRRRIHMFRAQVLRELNRIGVNVNQIARALNSDLTPPDLRRRLNELHGLLELIAEVLREPADSPKDQAA from the coding sequence GTGGCGGAGACGGTCCAGCGCCAGGGGGCGCCCGGCCAGGAGGTCGGGACCGAGGGCGGCCCCGACCCGGACGAGCTCCACGCCGTCCAGCAGCAGATCCTCCGCCCCGCACCCGCCGCCGAGCCGACGGCCGGCGAGCAAGCGATGCAGAGCGTCCAGCCGACGATCCGCCGTTTCACCGGCACCAAGCGGACCGTACGCGTCGGCCCGCTGCGGTTCACCGGCGACGAGCACGCCGACCTCCAGGAGGCTGCCGCCGAGCACGGCTACAAGGGTGAATCCGGCTTCGCCGCCGACATCGTCCTCGCCTTCGTATCCGGTCGGTTCACTGCCAACCTGCCGCTGTCCGAGGACCGCCGCCGCATCCACATGTTCCGCGCCCAGGTGCTGCGCGAGCTCAACCGCATCGGCGTCAACGTCAACCAGATCGCCCGCGCCCTCAACAGCGACCTCACCCCGCCCGACCTCCGCCGGCGCCTCAACGAGCTGCACGGCCTGCTGGAGCTGATCGCCGAGGTCCTGCGCGAACCGGCAGACTCTCCGAAGGACCAGGCCGCGTGA
- a CDS encoding DUF2637 domain-containing protein: protein MTKQDIERYTLSAAGVVIVALTISGFWLSYAHLAEVAGQHGLRSSPTRRWAWPATLDAFIVAGELLMLRAGLRRVTDRWAIALTATGSVGSIALNVAGVNGTGSAGTVPLLDYVVAAVPPTAALLAFGVLMRQIHQVVDQPAGHPEPAQVQAPEPPVTAPTTLAEPAAEPAQPMPPTAVPVQPTEPPSGIAESRPRGGRPPGATLEELVEIGRIALAEHGTLTRSLLRKAVKAKGLTISSERQTDVMTALRPEIEAAAETGPDSG from the coding sequence ATGACCAAGCAGGACATCGAGCGGTACACGCTCAGTGCGGCCGGAGTCGTCATCGTCGCCCTCACCATCAGCGGATTCTGGCTGTCGTACGCACACCTCGCCGAGGTCGCCGGACAGCACGGGCTGCGCAGCTCTCCCACCCGCCGCTGGGCCTGGCCGGCGACCCTGGACGCCTTCATCGTCGCGGGCGAACTGCTCATGCTCCGCGCGGGCCTGCGCCGGGTGACCGACAGGTGGGCGATCGCCCTGACAGCCACCGGATCGGTCGGCTCCATCGCGCTCAACGTTGCCGGAGTCAACGGCACCGGCAGCGCGGGCACCGTGCCACTGCTCGACTACGTGGTCGCCGCGGTCCCCCCGACCGCAGCCCTGCTGGCCTTCGGCGTCCTGATGCGGCAGATCCACCAGGTCGTCGACCAGCCCGCGGGCCATCCGGAACCCGCGCAGGTCCAGGCGCCGGAACCACCGGTCACCGCACCCACCACGCTCGCCGAGCCAGCGGCCGAGCCCGCCCAGCCCATGCCGCCGACCGCCGTGCCCGTACAGCCGACGGAACCACCGTCCGGGATTGCGGAGAGCAGGCCGCGCGGTGGCCGTCCGCCCGGCGCCACGCTTGAGGAACTCGTGGAGATCGGCCGGATTGCCCTCGCCGAGCACGGCACGCTCACCCGGTCACTGCTCCGAAAGGCCGTCAAGGCCAAGGGGCTGACGATCAGCAGTGAGCGGCAGACCGACGTGATGACCGCCCTCCGGCCCGAGATCGAAGCCGCCGCCGAGACCGGTCCGGACAGCGGCTGA
- a CDS encoding DUF3631 domain-containing protein, producing the protein MQLEHPAPYSAPAPAACPSVAVPGKPDQGEPEPTAPVETPAPDPEPTVGSALLDELRAQIAKFVILPSPEALDAVTLWVAATHLQPAWQHAPRLAVVGPAKRCGKSRLLDVLTETVHEPMLTINTTPAAVFRSITEEPPTLLVDEADTIFGTPKMAEKNEEMRGLLNAGHQRNRYVTRVVGNDHTPHRFATFAMAALAGIGDLPDTIMDRSVVIRMRRRAEGERVKPFRSRRDTPALHDVRDRIAAWARPLLDEAADLEPEMPVEDRAADTWEPLVIVADLAAGPWPRRAREACARMVTSEVEVEEEQPGGARILADIRRIFFAQREVDSLSTEELLHHLLQNTESPWAEWGRHGLTSRNLSDMLRPFDIRPGNVRLADGTQRKGYMRNKFLDAWRRYCPTVHPVDAEPVAPAAD; encoded by the coding sequence GTGCAACTTGAGCACCCCGCGCCCTATTCCGCCCCCGCACCTGCTGCTTGCCCGTCGGTCGCGGTACCGGGCAAGCCCGACCAGGGCGAACCCGAGCCGACTGCGCCTGTCGAGACTCCGGCACCGGATCCGGAGCCGACCGTCGGCTCGGCGCTGCTGGACGAACTACGTGCGCAGATAGCGAAGTTCGTGATCCTGCCCTCGCCGGAGGCGCTAGATGCGGTGACGCTGTGGGTGGCGGCGACGCATCTGCAGCCGGCCTGGCAGCACGCGCCGCGGCTGGCGGTGGTGGGGCCGGCGAAGCGGTGCGGTAAGTCGCGGCTGCTGGACGTACTGACCGAGACAGTCCACGAGCCGATGCTCACCATCAACACCACACCGGCTGCGGTGTTCCGGTCGATCACCGAGGAGCCGCCCACGCTCCTGGTGGACGAGGCGGACACCATCTTCGGCACGCCGAAGATGGCGGAGAAGAACGAGGAGATGCGCGGCCTGCTCAACGCCGGCCACCAGCGCAACCGCTACGTCACACGGGTGGTCGGCAACGACCACACCCCGCACCGGTTCGCCACCTTCGCCATGGCCGCCCTCGCCGGGATCGGTGACCTGCCCGACACGATCATGGACCGGTCGGTGGTCATCCGTATGCGCCGCCGGGCGGAGGGCGAGCGCGTCAAGCCCTTCCGCTCCCGCCGCGACACTCCGGCCCTGCACGACGTACGCGACCGGATCGCCGCCTGGGCCCGCCCGCTGCTGGACGAAGCGGCGGACCTGGAGCCGGAGATGCCGGTGGAGGACCGGGCCGCCGACACCTGGGAGCCACTGGTCATCGTCGCCGACCTCGCCGCCGGGCCCTGGCCCCGTCGCGCCCGCGAGGCGTGCGCGCGGATGGTCACTTCAGAGGTCGAGGTCGAGGAGGAGCAGCCCGGCGGGGCACGGATCCTCGCCGACATCCGCCGGATCTTCTTCGCCCAACGGGAGGTCGACAGCCTCTCCACGGAGGAGCTGCTGCACCATCTGCTGCAGAACACCGAGAGCCCGTGGGCGGAATGGGGACGCCACGGGCTGACGTCCCGCAACCTGTCGGACATGCTGCGGCCGTTCGACATCAGGCCAGGCAACGTCCGCCTCGCCGACGGAACCCAGCGCAAGGGCTACATGCGCAACAAGTTCCTCGATGCCTGGCGGCGCTACTGCCCCACTGTCCACCCCGTGGACGCCGAGCCTGTCGCCCCCGCCGCAGACTGA
- a CDS encoding helix-turn-helix domain-containing protein has product MTQHGFDDGSDEDDVPEWADRIKANVAGEVRRRRKEMGWSAQDLADRCEELGFAIPRNVIANMESGRRANLPLVDVMVLAAALETYPVCLIFPVGYVEKTQELPFQHLVPTWDALRRFTGEEDVPGYDAGLVPDFELHASLVRTALAALEEEEQARFAAKTATSRAEKEEAERQQAKYADQAISAKYRLRYLRRDLREDGATPPHLPSALGDVDLPEADTDTTPEESL; this is encoded by the coding sequence ATGACACAACACGGTTTCGATGATGGAAGTGACGAGGACGACGTCCCTGAGTGGGCGGACCGCATCAAGGCCAACGTCGCCGGCGAAGTGCGGCGCAGAAGGAAGGAGATGGGATGGAGCGCGCAGGATCTGGCCGACCGGTGCGAGGAGCTCGGGTTTGCCATCCCGCGCAACGTGATCGCCAACATGGAGTCCGGCCGCCGGGCCAACCTTCCCCTCGTGGACGTGATGGTCCTGGCCGCCGCCCTGGAGACGTACCCGGTCTGCCTGATCTTCCCGGTCGGCTACGTCGAGAAGACCCAGGAACTGCCGTTCCAGCACCTCGTGCCCACCTGGGACGCCCTACGGCGCTTCACCGGCGAGGAGGACGTGCCCGGCTACGACGCGGGCCTGGTCCCCGACTTCGAACTTCACGCCAGCCTCGTCCGTACCGCTCTCGCCGCGCTCGAAGAGGAAGAACAGGCCCGGTTCGCGGCCAAGACGGCCACCAGCCGCGCCGAGAAGGAAGAGGCCGAACGCCAGCAGGCCAAGTACGCCGACCAGGCCATCTCCGCCAAGTACAGGCTCCGCTACCTGCGCCGCGACCTCCGCGAGGACGGGGCCACCCCGCCCCATCTGCCGTCCGCCCTGGGCGACGTTGACTTGCCCGAAGCTGATACCGACACCACCCCGGAGGAAAGCCTTTGA